The Flavobacterium sp. 123 genome contains a region encoding:
- the rimK gene encoding 30S ribosomal protein S6--L-glutamate ligase, with amino-acid sequence MSLNKVILGSEEWCTFPELGIPTIKARVDSGAKTSALHAINIAPFIKNDTNWVKFDINPIQNNLKTVIHCEARLVDKRIVKSSSGFREQRYVIQTNLEIGESKWPIEMTLTNRDSMGFRMLLGREAMSGRVLVDPEQKYLLGQPSSDSLKELYKNSEKANSGLRIGLLASNPELYSNKRIMEAGEMRGHEMHFLNIKECYMKLDAKTPEIHYRGGIILNKFDAIIPRIRPSITFYGCALTRQFEALKVYCLNSSTAITQSRDKLFSLQLLLNHGVEIPTTGFANSPLDTNDLIKMVGGPPLIVKLLEGTQGKGVVLAETKKAAESVINAFKSLNANILVQEFIKEANGKDIRCFVIDGKVVAAIQREAMPGEFRANIHLGGTASIIKVTPEEKRIAIKAAKAMDLKVAGVDIIRSSKGPLLLEVNSSPGLEGIEGATNKDIAGEMIKAIEKNFKLI; translated from the coding sequence ATGTCCCTAAACAAAGTTATTCTAGGTAGCGAAGAGTGGTGTACTTTCCCAGAATTAGGTATTCCTACCATCAAAGCGCGTGTTGATTCAGGTGCCAAAACATCTGCTTTGCATGCTATAAACATTGCTCCTTTTATAAAAAACGATACTAATTGGGTGAAATTTGATATCAACCCAATTCAAAATAATTTAAAAACAGTAATACATTGCGAAGCACGATTAGTCGACAAACGAATTGTAAAAAGTTCTAGTGGATTCAGAGAACAGCGCTATGTTATCCAAACTAATTTAGAGATTGGAGAATCGAAATGGCCAATTGAAATGACATTGACAAATCGAGATTCAATGGGATTCCGAATGTTGCTAGGTCGAGAAGCTATGAGCGGAAGAGTTCTTGTAGATCCGGAACAAAAATACCTATTAGGACAACCTTCTTCAGATAGTTTGAAAGAGTTATATAAAAATTCTGAAAAAGCAAATTCTGGCTTACGCATTGGTCTTTTGGCTAGTAATCCAGAATTGTATAGCAACAAACGCATCATGGAAGCAGGTGAAATGCGGGGTCATGAGATGCATTTTTTAAATATAAAAGAATGCTACATGAAACTAGATGCTAAAACACCCGAAATTCATTATCGTGGCGGAATAATATTGAATAAATTTGACGCAATTATTCCAAGAATTCGCCCAAGTATTACCTTTTATGGATGCGCTTTAACCCGACAATTCGAAGCCTTAAAAGTATACTGCTTAAATTCGTCTACAGCAATTACGCAATCAAGAGACAAGTTATTTTCCTTACAATTATTACTTAACCATGGTGTTGAAATCCCCACAACTGGTTTTGCAAATTCCCCTTTGGACACTAATGATTTAATAAAAATGGTTGGTGGACCACCTTTGATTGTAAAACTATTAGAAGGAACTCAAGGTAAAGGAGTTGTTCTGGCTGAAACCAAAAAAGCCGCCGAAAGTGTTATCAATGCTTTCAAAAGCCTTAATGCCAATATATTAGTGCAAGAGTTCATTAAAGAAGCTAACGGAAAAGACATACGTTGTTTTGTAATTGACGGAAAAGTTGTAGCCGCCATACAAAGAGAAGCAATGCCAGGAGAATTTAGAGCTAACATTCATCTTGGTGGAACCGCATCCATTATAAAAGTAACACCCGAAGAAAAACGTATTGCTATAAAAGCAGCAAAAGCAATGGATTTAAAAGTTGCAGGAGTTGATATTATTCGTTCATCAAAAGGTCCTTTGTTACTTGAAGTAAATTCGTCACCTGGTTTAGAGGGAATAGAAGGTGCTACAAATAAAGATATTGCAGGAGAAATGATAAAAGCTATCGAAAAAAACTTTAAATTAATATAA
- a CDS encoding ATP-dependent Clp protease ATP-binding subunit — MDDNFSPRVKDVITYSKEEALRLGHDFIGTEHLMLGILRDGNGKAIQILNNLSVDLDHLRRKVEILSPASPSIEVGVEKKNLHLTRQAERALKTTFLEAKVFQSPSISTAHLLLCILRNENDPTTKLLNKLKIDYDVAKEQYLNMTPSEEEFLENLPRNESYNDDSGQDDSLKEGTFNNPANKSNKKSKTPVLDNFGRDLTEMAEEGKLDPVVGREKEIERVSQILSRRKKNNPLLIGEPGVGKSAIAEGLALRIIQKKVSRILFNKRVVTLDLASLVAGTKYRGQFEERMKAVMNELEKNDDIILFIDEIHTIVGAGGATGSLDASNMFKPALARGEIQCIGATTLDEYRQYIEKDGALERRFQKIIVEPTSVPETITILNNIKNKYEDHHNVTYTPEAIEACVKLTDRYMSERFLPDKAIDALDEAGSRVHITNIEVPKQILDLERQLEDVRELKNVVVKKQKYEEAAKLRDDEKRIEKDLAIAQEQWEEDAKNNRIEVTEDNVADVVSMMTGIPVNRIAQTESNKLAKLPELIEGKVIGQKEAVMKIARSIQRNRAGLKDPNRPIGSFIFLGQTGVGKTQLAKVLAKELFDSEDALIRIDMSEYMEKFAISRLVGAPPGYVGYEEGGQLTEKVRRKPYCVVLLDEIEKAHPDVFNMLLQVLDDGYLTDSLGRKIDFKNTIIIMTSNVGARQLKDFGQGVGFGTAAKVAQADDNSKSIIENALKKTFAPEFLNRIDDVIVFNALEKHDIDLIIEIELKKLYARVAELGYKLTLSDKAKAFIADKGFDKQFGARPLKRAIQKYVEDSLAEEIITSKITSGDEIFMDIEEGSQELTVKVHKAGEPTNP; from the coding sequence ATGGATGATAATTTTTCCCCAAGAGTAAAAGATGTTATTACCTATAGCAAAGAAGAAGCATTGCGATTGGGACATGACTTCATAGGAACCGAACACTTGATGTTAGGGATTTTAAGAGACGGAAACGGAAAAGCAATTCAAATATTGAATAACTTATCTGTGGACTTAGATCATCTACGCAGAAAAGTAGAAATCCTAAGCCCTGCAAGCCCTAGCATTGAAGTAGGTGTCGAAAAGAAAAACTTGCATCTTACGCGCCAAGCGGAACGTGCATTGAAAACAACTTTCCTAGAAGCAAAAGTTTTTCAAAGCCCGTCTATTAGCACAGCGCATTTATTATTATGCATTTTAAGAAACGAGAACGATCCAACAACCAAGCTACTCAACAAGTTAAAAATTGATTATGATGTAGCTAAAGAACAATATTTAAATATGACTCCTAGCGAAGAAGAATTTTTAGAAAACTTGCCTAGAAACGAATCATACAACGATGATTCAGGACAAGATGACAGTCTTAAAGAAGGAACTTTCAATAATCCCGCCAATAAATCTAATAAAAAATCGAAAACACCGGTTTTAGATAATTTTGGTAGAGATTTAACTGAAATGGCCGAAGAAGGAAAACTAGACCCTGTTGTAGGACGCGAAAAAGAAATTGAACGTGTCTCTCAAATTTTGAGTCGTAGAAAAAAGAACAACCCGTTACTTATCGGTGAACCTGGTGTTGGAAAATCAGCTATTGCTGAAGGTTTAGCATTACGAATTATCCAAAAAAAGGTCTCTAGAATCTTGTTCAACAAGCGTGTTGTTACTTTAGATCTTGCTAGCCTTGTTGCTGGTACGAAATACCGTGGGCAATTCGAAGAACGTATGAAAGCGGTAATGAACGAGTTAGAAAAAAATGATGATATCATTCTTTTCATTGACGAAATCCATACTATAGTTGGCGCTGGTGGAGCAACCGGATCATTGGATGCTTCCAACATGTTTAAACCTGCATTAGCTAGAGGCGAAATACAATGTATTGGCGCAACAACTCTTGACGAATACAGACAATATATAGAGAAAGACGGTGCTCTTGAAAGACGTTTTCAAAAAATAATTGTAGAACCAACATCGGTTCCTGAAACAATTACAATTTTGAATAACATCAAAAACAAATACGAAGACCATCATAATGTTACCTACACTCCTGAAGCAATTGAGGCTTGTGTAAAATTAACAGATCGATATATGTCAGAACGTTTTCTTCCGGACAAAGCTATTGATGCTTTAGACGAAGCAGGTTCTCGTGTGCACATTACTAATATTGAAGTGCCAAAACAAATTCTTGATTTGGAACGCCAATTAGAAGATGTCCGCGAATTGAAAAATGTAGTGGTCAAAAAACAAAAATATGAAGAGGCCGCTAAACTTCGTGATGACGAAAAAAGAATTGAAAAAGACTTAGCAATTGCTCAAGAACAATGGGAAGAAGATGCTAAAAACAATCGCATTGAAGTTACCGAAGACAATGTTGCCGATGTAGTTTCTATGATGACAGGAATTCCTGTGAATCGTATTGCACAAACAGAAAGCAATAAATTAGCTAAACTTCCAGAACTTATTGAAGGTAAGGTTATTGGTCAAAAAGAAGCGGTAATGAAAATTGCACGTTCAATTCAAAGAAATCGTGCAGGTTTAAAAGATCCGAATAGACCCATTGGTTCCTTTATTTTCCTTGGACAAACTGGTGTTGGTAAAACCCAATTAGCCAAAGTATTAGCCAAAGAATTATTTGACTCAGAAGATGCTTTGATTCGAATTGACATGAGCGAATACATGGAAAAATTTGCAATTTCTCGTTTAGTTGGAGCGCCTCCAGGATACGTTGGTTATGAAGAAGGTGGTCAATTGACAGAAAAAGTAAGAAGAAAACCTTATTGTGTTGTATTATTAGACGAAATCGAAAAAGCACATCCTGATGTTTTCAACATGCTTTTACAAGTTCTTGATGATGGGTATTTGACAGATAGTTTAGGCCGTAAAATTGATTTCAAAAACACTATAATTATCATGACTTCAAATGTTGGAGCAAGACAATTAAAAGATTTTGGACAAGGTGTTGGTTTTGGAACTGCTGCTAAAGTGGCTCAAGCGGATGATAATTCAAAAAGTATTATTGAAAATGCATTGAAAAAAACTTTCGCTCCTGAATTCCTTAACAGAATTGATGATGTTATTGTATTCAATGCTTTAGAAAAACATGATATTGATTTGATTATCGAAATTGAATTGAAAAAACTTTATGCTCGTGTTGCTGAATTAGGTTATAAATTGACCCTTTCAGACAAAGCAAAAGCATTTATAGCTGATAAAGGTTTCGATAAACAATTTGGCGCAAGACCATTAAAAAGAGCTATTCAGAAATATGTTGAAGATTCGCTTGCTGAAGAAATTATTACTTCAAAAATTACATCTGGAGACGAAATTTTTATGGATATTGAAGAAGGCTCACAAGAATTAACGGTTAAAGTTCACAAAGCTGGCGAACCTACAAACCCATAA